Proteins encoded in a region of the Candidatus Moanabacter tarae genome:
- the rplS gene encoding 50S ribosomal protein L19, producing the protein MNSIIREITEEHLQSNREDFKVGDGVRVHTKVREGGKERVQIFAGIVICRRGSGVNATFTVRRISHGEGVERVFPTHSPNILKIEVDRESVVKRARMYFIRKRVGRQAVKVDEKRKATS; encoded by the coding sequence ATGAATTCGATTATAAGAGAAATAACAGAGGAGCATCTGCAGTCTAACCGTGAGGATTTTAAGGTGGGAGACGGGGTGCGAGTCCACACCAAGGTCCGCGAAGGAGGAAAGGAGAGAGTCCAAATATTTGCCGGCATCGTGATTTGTCGTCGAGGTTCGGGGGTAAATGCGACCTTCACCGTGCGGCGTATATCTCATGGGGAAGGTGTTGAGCGCGTTTTTCCCACTCATTCTCCCAACATCCTCAAGATCGAAGTGGACCGCGAAAGTGTGGTCAAGAGAGCGAGGATGTACTTTATTCGGAAGCGAGTAGGTAGGCAGGCGGTTAAGGTCGACGAGAAGCGTAAAGCGACTAGTTAA
- the pkn1 gene encoding Serine/threonine-protein kinase pkn1 has product MSRNGNQRGCCAPSTSEKPIGVVSNVDCGFSGSQSSKIGKDLAEDIAYANSGSVEGMVRLEEGSFLMGTEDDDSWMEDGEGPVREVSLGGFYLDSKAVTNAQFVEFSDETGYLTEAECFGWSYVFATMLPRSKQRKLKSSHTVMGLQWWYAVNGCTWRKPEGSGSNIKRRMDHPVIHVSWNDAIAFCHWAGKRLPTEAEWEYAARGGLVSKRYPWGDELTPRGKHRCNIWQGSFPGENTGRDGFKGTAPVNAYTANGYGLFNMSGNVWEWCSDWFSPYWHLRGTTKNPRGPDLGDRKVMKGGSYLCHLSYCNRYRVAARTSNTPDSSTGNCGFRCARDL; this is encoded by the coding sequence ATGAGTAGGAACGGAAATCAAAGAGGCTGCTGTGCCCCGTCTACGTCGGAGAAGCCGATCGGAGTTGTCTCCAATGTTGATTGTGGATTTAGCGGATCACAAAGTAGTAAAATTGGGAAGGATCTTGCGGAGGACATCGCATACGCCAACTCGGGATCGGTCGAAGGGATGGTTCGACTTGAAGAGGGTAGTTTCTTGATGGGGACGGAAGATGATGATTCCTGGATGGAAGATGGTGAAGGCCCGGTCCGTGAGGTTTCCCTAGGCGGATTTTATCTGGATTCTAAAGCGGTAACGAATGCACAATTCGTGGAATTTTCCGATGAGACGGGGTACCTAACTGAAGCGGAATGTTTTGGATGGTCGTACGTATTTGCTACCATGCTTCCAAGATCCAAACAGCGAAAGCTGAAGAGCTCTCATACGGTAATGGGATTGCAGTGGTGGTATGCGGTGAATGGTTGTACTTGGAGAAAGCCGGAAGGGTCGGGTTCAAATATAAAGCGGAGGATGGATCATCCGGTTATCCATGTCTCTTGGAATGATGCTATCGCCTTCTGTCATTGGGCGGGTAAGCGTCTACCAACAGAAGCTGAGTGGGAGTATGCTGCTCGAGGAGGATTAGTGAGCAAGCGCTATCCATGGGGCGATGAATTGACGCCGCGTGGTAAACATCGGTGTAATATCTGGCAGGGGTCCTTTCCAGGGGAGAACACAGGCAGAGACGGATTTAAAGGGACGGCCCCAGTGAACGCATATACTGCAAATGGATACGGATTATTTAATATGTCGGGGAATGTTTGGGAATGGTGCTCCGACTGGTTTAGTCCTTATTGGCATTTAAGGGGGACTACAAAAAATCCTCGGGGCCCGGACCTGGGTGACCGGAAAGTAATGAAGGGGGGATCTTATCTATGCCATCTCAGTTACTGTAACCGTTATCGTGTAGCAGCACGAACTTCAAACACACCCGATAGTTCAACTGGAAATTGCGGCTTCCGATGTGCGCGGGACCTATAG
- the aas gene encoding Bifunctional protein Aas, with translation MIDHGEAEYQNQTFLRSHLAERSFRALARRPGRSIVIDRTVERRVFTAGKLLAVSMMLSKFWRQTIPGKRVGIILPPGVGAFVANLAVVFSGKVPVNLNFTAGRSSIESSINRSDIETIITADAVKEKVQDVPWVEDTRDLSREISKLSKLSIFSWLILVWIFPVGLILKLFSIPSEGDREEAALLFSSGSTGEPKGVILTHRNILSNCQQISDCGLLGKNETVMACLPMFHSFGFTVTLWCPILYDFRVATVPSPLETRRIVQVVKEEKVSIIVGAPTFFRPYFRQAKPDDLKSLNIVIAGAEKTPAGFKERWEEQFGSTYLEGYGLTETSPVVSTNLLESFVPEYLPKGGPVSRTGSVGRLFPGMAAKIVDIESGKEMLANEVGILELRGPNIFQGYLGDADKTRKTIRNGWLTTGDLARIDDDGFIFIEGRIRRFSKIGGEAVPHGTIEEYIAEAFGISDSECPSIAVTGITDEKKGEALVLLTTEDISVGEVREKLTSAGLPNLWIPRKIKKVSEIPCLASGKLDLGAIEKIAAES, from the coding sequence ATGATCGACCACGGAGAGGCAGAATATCAAAACCAAACATTTCTCAGAAGCCACCTGGCGGAGAGATCTTTTCGGGCTCTGGCGCGTAGACCTGGTCGTTCTATTGTAATTGATAGGACGGTGGAGCGGCGAGTTTTTACAGCGGGAAAGTTGCTGGCCGTTTCAATGATGCTGTCAAAGTTTTGGAGGCAGACGATCCCGGGAAAACGGGTGGGAATTATTCTTCCACCTGGCGTTGGTGCATTCGTCGCCAACCTCGCTGTTGTGTTTTCTGGAAAAGTGCCAGTCAACTTGAATTTCACAGCTGGGCGTTCCTCAATTGAGTCTAGTATTAACAGATCAGATATTGAGACAATTATAACGGCTGATGCGGTTAAGGAAAAGGTCCAGGATGTTCCATGGGTGGAAGACACGCGAGACTTATCCCGAGAGATTAGTAAATTGAGCAAGCTATCGATTTTTAGTTGGCTGATCTTGGTTTGGATCTTTCCAGTTGGGTTGATATTAAAGCTTTTCTCAATTCCTTCTGAAGGCGATAGAGAGGAGGCAGCCCTCCTGTTCAGTAGCGGAAGTACGGGAGAACCAAAGGGAGTTATTCTCACGCATCGTAACATCCTTTCTAACTGCCAACAGATATCCGATTGTGGGCTTTTAGGGAAGAATGAAACGGTTATGGCCTGTCTCCCGATGTTTCATAGTTTTGGGTTTACGGTTACCCTATGGTGCCCGATCCTGTACGATTTCAGAGTGGCAACGGTCCCTTCACCACTCGAGACCCGAAGGATTGTCCAGGTTGTTAAAGAAGAGAAGGTTAGTATAATCGTCGGTGCTCCTACCTTTTTCCGTCCTTATTTCAGGCAGGCCAAACCCGATGATTTAAAAAGTCTAAATATCGTTATCGCTGGTGCAGAGAAAACCCCCGCCGGTTTTAAGGAGAGGTGGGAGGAGCAATTTGGGTCAACATATCTTGAAGGATACGGCCTGACGGAGACATCACCTGTTGTGAGTACGAATTTATTGGAGAGTTTTGTACCGGAATATCTTCCGAAAGGAGGTCCGGTTAGTCGCACAGGTTCTGTGGGACGACTTTTTCCGGGAATGGCGGCAAAAATTGTAGATATAGAGAGTGGGAAAGAGATGTTGGCCAATGAAGTTGGAATTCTCGAATTGCGGGGACCGAATATATTCCAGGGTTATCTTGGCGATGCGGATAAGACTAGGAAGACAATCCGCAACGGATGGCTTACTACTGGTGATCTAGCTCGGATTGATGATGACGGGTTTATTTTTATCGAAGGGAGGATACGAAGGTTCTCAAAAATCGGGGGTGAAGCTGTTCCCCATGGAACCATTGAAGAGTATATTGCAGAGGCGTTCGGTATTTCTGACAGCGAATGTCCATCCATTGCCGTTACTGGAATAACGGATGAGAAAAAAGGTGAGGCACTTGTACTTCTTACGACTGAAGATATTTCCGTGGGTGAGGTTCGAGAAAAGCTGACCTCGGCAGGTCTCCCAAACCTTTGGATTCCTAGAAAAATTAAAAAAGTATCTGAAATTCCTTGCCTGGCATCAGGGAAGTTGGACCTCGGAGCAATTGAGAAGATTGCGGCTGAGAGCTGA
- a CDS encoding hypothetical protein (UPF0754 membrane protein SA1664) — MEYWFLISIPFFTALIGWLTNKVAIKMLFRPMRPVRIFGWDWQGLVPKRQSEIAAKTGEIVERELLGKHIIRENIERVDLAPYLQDLAAQLIDEGIVGFVKKIPLLGSFIDETKLETLRNVVSVEAAKMAPTIRSKLAEEAEQKLDISSYVESQINSFDLDQLERVVHQVANKEFSTIELLGGVLGFVVGLFQLLLLLVSGIITL, encoded by the coding sequence ATGGAGTACTGGTTTCTAATTTCGATTCCCTTTTTCACTGCCCTTATCGGGTGGTTAACTAACAAAGTCGCAATAAAGATGCTCTTTCGCCCCATGCGGCCAGTCCGAATTTTTGGCTGGGACTGGCAGGGACTGGTCCCAAAGCGTCAGTCTGAAATCGCCGCCAAAACCGGGGAAATTGTGGAAAGAGAACTCTTGGGTAAACACATTATTCGCGAGAATATCGAGCGGGTTGACCTTGCGCCATATCTCCAAGACCTGGCAGCCCAATTAATTGACGAGGGCATTGTCGGTTTTGTGAAAAAAATCCCTCTCCTCGGAAGTTTCATCGATGAAACCAAGCTCGAAACTCTTCGCAACGTTGTATCTGTTGAAGCTGCTAAAATGGCGCCGACCATCCGATCTAAACTCGCCGAAGAAGCCGAACAGAAATTGGATATTAGCTCCTATGTAGAATCCCAAATAAATTCTTTCGACCTAGATCAGCTCGAAAGAGTTGTTCATCAAGTTGCAAATAAAGAATTCAGCACCATCGAGCTCCTCGGCGGTGTCCTCGGCTTTGTGGTCGGACTATTTCAACTTCTTCTACTTCTCGTCTCGGGCATTATCACGCTCTAG